A part of Balneola sp. genomic DNA contains:
- a CDS encoding cyclase family protein, whose product MKTLFSFFALLFFTYCTPVEQHSFEDGEWIDLTHDFSSETLYWPTSETWQFDTVFVGQTDGGFYYEAFKFSTAEHGGTHLDAPIHFSEGKKTVDQLSIDQLSGYAIVIDVSDKVSEDRDYQILPVDVQDWEINHGSLPNGTILLFHTGMGALWPDAEAYLGTTLRGVEGVANLSFPGIHPDLAQWLVDNRSIKAIGLDTPSIDYGKSTLYESHQILFEHNIPGFENVANLDKLPTSGAYVLALPMKIKDGSGAPLRIVANVSSK is encoded by the coding sequence ATGAAAACTCTCTTTTCCTTCTTTGCCCTTCTGTTCTTTACCTACTGCACCCCTGTTGAACAACACTCTTTTGAAGATGGAGAGTGGATCGACCTGACTCACGATTTTAGTTCCGAAACGTTGTATTGGCCTACTTCAGAAACCTGGCAGTTTGATACGGTATTTGTAGGTCAAACTGATGGAGGCTTTTACTATGAGGCATTTAAATTCAGTACTGCCGAACATGGTGGAACTCACCTGGACGCCCCCATTCATTTTTCTGAGGGCAAAAAGACCGTTGATCAACTTAGCATCGACCAGCTTTCCGGTTACGCTATTGTCATTGACGTCAGTGATAAAGTAAGCGAGGATAGAGATTATCAAATTCTTCCTGTGGATGTACAAGACTGGGAAATAAATCATGGTTCTCTTCCAAATGGAACCATCTTGCTCTTTCATACCGGGATGGGAGCTCTATGGCCAGATGCAGAGGCCTATCTTGGAACCACATTAAGAGGGGTTGAAGGCGTAGCCAATCTTAGTTTCCCTGGCATTCACCCTGATCTGGCTCAGTGGCTGGTTGATAACCGGTCTATCAAAGCGATTGGTTTGGATACCCCAAGCATTGATTATGGGAAGTCCACCCTTTATGAAAGCCATCAAATTTTATTCGAGCACAATATTCCCGGCTTCGAAAACGTGGCTAACCTGGATAAGCTGCCCACTTCCGGAGCCTATGTACTTGCATTGCCAATGAAAATCAAGGATGGAAGCGGTGCTCCGTTACGCATTGTAGCAAATGTATCATCTAAATAG
- a CDS encoding sugar phosphate isomerase/epimerase produces the protein MNRKKFFALGAAGLAGASLPIKAEEAPTQPKFKRWQNGQSPWPICLDTATIRPASLEDKVSIAAEAGYDAIEPWDRELIEYENNGGNLEKLSERIKDLGLFVPSVIGMWNAIPPADDAFAASLPDTRNRMRMAKAIGSEYIQTIPNTVGNGYDVKQVAKRYRQIIEIGKSEFGLKPSLVFVKFFPLKTMGQAMQVALDADHPEASIIPDTFHMYISEGGFNGLKQMRGNAISIFQFADAPATPEPDELTDQQRVFPGDGILPLPEILRDLYETGFKGCISLELYNPEYHQRDLLEVAKEGLEKTMKVIKEAGV, from the coding sequence ATGAATCGAAAAAAGTTTTTTGCCCTTGGTGCCGCAGGCCTCGCTGGCGCTTCATTACCAATAAAAGCCGAAGAAGCCCCTACTCAACCCAAATTTAAACGATGGCAAAATGGGCAAAGTCCATGGCCAATCTGTTTAGATACAGCAACCATACGCCCTGCTTCACTCGAAGATAAAGTTAGCATTGCTGCTGAAGCGGGGTACGATGCGATCGAGCCCTGGGATAGAGAACTTATTGAGTATGAAAATAATGGTGGCAATCTGGAAAAGTTGAGTGAGAGAATAAAAGATCTTGGGTTGTTTGTACCAAGTGTAATAGGAATGTGGAATGCTATCCCTCCCGCTGATGACGCCTTCGCTGCATCTTTACCAGATACCCGAAACCGAATGAGAATGGCAAAAGCCATCGGGTCTGAGTATATCCAAACCATCCCTAACACCGTTGGAAACGGGTACGATGTTAAGCAGGTGGCAAAACGTTACCGGCAAATTATTGAGATTGGTAAAAGTGAATTCGGGTTAAAACCATCGTTGGTTTTCGTAAAGTTTTTCCCCTTAAAAACCATGGGGCAGGCTATGCAAGTTGCATTAGATGCCGATCATCCCGAGGCTTCCATCATACCAGATACATTTCATATGTATATCAGTGAGGGCGGTTTTAATGGGCTCAAACAAATGAGGGGGAATGCTATAAGTATTTTTCAATTTGCTGATGCCCCTGCCACTCCCGAACCTGATGAGCTAACTGATCAACAACGGGTTTTTCCGGGAGATGGAATTTTACCCCTTCCTGAAATTCTTAGAGATTTGTATGAAACTGGTTTCAAAGGGTGTATTTCTTTGGAATTATATAACCCGGAATACCACCAAAGAGATTTGCTGGAGGTTGCAAAAGAAGGGCTCGAAAAAACAATGAAAGTTATTAAAGAGGCGGGGGTTTAA